Proteins encoded in a region of the Planococcus citri chromosome 1, ihPlaCitr1.1, whole genome shotgun sequence genome:
- the LOC135842299 gene encoding trichoplein keratin filament-binding protein-like isoform X1: MRSPGLYRALIIDTSEKESEFPLQMNGVSHPVCDVKIRFFYVTMLLKTLKSVCSISFSSIFKGEFEIDAENYAIQTFSSSSVRNTNESTVYFSAGGNMEDLKIGIDRKTYRLKEESLARKRNQEYHKQLFWNDITNYYKIWDVQAAKYNSWASQPPTPTKCEDDDRNGSEQLEQRRNRLSRLLSDEFRHYEHDLELLLRSKNIKTASKKTEMRGSSEDDDCKASRNSTSSGVRHLSLEKRSFQESMKQCWEEQLKEKQMQKEFERKLGFKLEEETARQRLLEEQVRERDIRKRKEETKKLQTYLQSQIEEVKKRDELTQQIKHRERQDIQLKRELEEMAVRRNLIEKQRRSKELCSFLHHQYQMQLKQKTKHVQEELKEDQSFVEQLTRCLEQEELKNSLIREQARKEIDRANAVLHEYSRLEKQREKEMDFLFFEEAKKLWHKQETRWIAEQEARNNLMSDVLITLQKQIKDKLEQNAEQHSKLVEEKELLLKNIEATNIRLKETNYEAKEKQQKY, from the exons atgcGCTCACCTGGTTTATATAGAGCCTTAATAATAGATACGAGCGAAAAAGAATCGGAATTTCCACTCCAAATGAACGGAGTGTCACATCCTGTGTGCGATGTCAAAATACGCTTTTTTTACGTAACTATGTTACTAAAGACTTTAAAAAGtgtttgttcaatttcattttcatcgatatTTAAAGGCGAATTCGAGATTGATGCCGAAAACTACGctattcaaactttttcatcttcATCGGTACGAAATACGAATGAATCAACAGTTTACTTCAGTGCCGGTGGTA ATATGGAAGACCTGAAAATAGGCATCGATCGTAAAACATATCGTTTGAAAGAAGAAAGCTTAGCCCGTAAACGCAATCAAGAGTATCACAAGCAACTGTTTTGGAACGATATCACCAATTATTATAAGATTTGGGATGTACAAGCTGCCAAATACAATTCTTGGGCCTCTCAGCCGCCTACTCCTACAAA ATGCGAGGATGATGATCGTAATGGCAGTGAACAACTTGAACAAAGAAGAAACCGTTTGTCGCGTTTGTTGAGCGACGAGTTCCGACATTACGAACACGATTTGGAG TTGTTGCTACGTTCGAAGAATATCAAAACTGCGAGTAAGAAAACCGAGATGAGAGGCAGCTCAGAAGACGACGATTGCAAAGCATCCCGAAATTCGACGTCTTCCGGCGTTCGTCATCTTTCA CTTGAAAAGAGAAGTTTTCAAGAATCGATGAAACAATGCTGGGAGGAACAGCTAAAAGAGAAGCAAATGCAGAAAGAGTTCGAAAGAAAACTCGGGTTTAAGCTAGAAGAGGAAACCGCCAGACAACGGTTGCTAGAAGAACAGGTACGAGAGCGAGATATTcggaaaagaaaagaagaaacgaaaaaattacaaacgtaCTTACAGTCGCAAATAGAAGAGGTGAA AAAGCGAGATGAATTAACGCAGCAAATTAAACACCGCGAACGACAAGATATACAATTGAAGAGAGAATTGGAAGAAATGGCTGTGCGAAgaaatttaatcgaaaaacAACGACGTAGCAAGGAATTGTG CTCATTTCTACATCATCAGTATCAGATGcagttgaaacaaaaaactaaacaCGTCCAAGAAGAGTTGAAAGAAGATCAAAGTTTCGTCGAGCAACTCACTCGCTGCCTAGAGCAGGAAGAGCTGAAGAATAGTTTGATTCGCGAACAGGCCAGAAAGGAAATAGATCGCGCCAATGCCGTATTGCACGAATATTCCCGTCTAGAAAAGCAGCGTGAAAAAGAAATGGATTTCTTATTTTT CGAGGAAGCAAAAAAACTCTGGCACAAACAAGAAACACGCTGGATTGCCGAACAGGAAGCCAGAAATAATCTAATGAGTGACGTATTGATTACTTTACAAAAacag ATTAAAGATAAACTCGAACAAAACGCCGAACAACACTCGAAATTAGTAGAAGAAAAAGAATTATTACTGAAGAATATAGAAGCGACGAATATTCGTTTAAAGGAAACCAATTACGAAGCGAAGGAAAAACAGCAGAAATATTGA
- the LOC135842299 gene encoding trichoplein keratin filament-binding protein-like isoform X2, with product MRSPGLYRALIIDTSEKESEFPLQMNGVSHPVCDVKIRFFYVTMLLKTLKSVCSISFSSIFKGEFEIDAENYAIQTFSSSSVRNTNESTVYFSAGDMEDLKIGIDRKTYRLKEESLARKRNQEYHKQLFWNDITNYYKIWDVQAAKYNSWASQPPTPTKCEDDDRNGSEQLEQRRNRLSRLLSDEFRHYEHDLELLLRSKNIKTASKKTEMRGSSEDDDCKASRNSTSSGVRHLSLEKRSFQESMKQCWEEQLKEKQMQKEFERKLGFKLEEETARQRLLEEQVRERDIRKRKEETKKLQTYLQSQIEEVKKRDELTQQIKHRERQDIQLKRELEEMAVRRNLIEKQRRSKELCSFLHHQYQMQLKQKTKHVQEELKEDQSFVEQLTRCLEQEELKNSLIREQARKEIDRANAVLHEYSRLEKQREKEMDFLFFEEAKKLWHKQETRWIAEQEARNNLMSDVLITLQKQIKDKLEQNAEQHSKLVEEKELLLKNIEATNIRLKETNYEAKEKQQKY from the exons atgcGCTCACCTGGTTTATATAGAGCCTTAATAATAGATACGAGCGAAAAAGAATCGGAATTTCCACTCCAAATGAACGGAGTGTCACATCCTGTGTGCGATGTCAAAATACGCTTTTTTTACGTAACTATGTTACTAAAGACTTTAAAAAGtgtttgttcaatttcattttcatcgatatTTAAAGGCGAATTCGAGATTGATGCCGAAAACTACGctattcaaactttttcatcttcATCGGTACGAAATACGAATGAATCAACAGTTTACTTCAGTGCCGGTG ATATGGAAGACCTGAAAATAGGCATCGATCGTAAAACATATCGTTTGAAAGAAGAAAGCTTAGCCCGTAAACGCAATCAAGAGTATCACAAGCAACTGTTTTGGAACGATATCACCAATTATTATAAGATTTGGGATGTACAAGCTGCCAAATACAATTCTTGGGCCTCTCAGCCGCCTACTCCTACAAA ATGCGAGGATGATGATCGTAATGGCAGTGAACAACTTGAACAAAGAAGAAACCGTTTGTCGCGTTTGTTGAGCGACGAGTTCCGACATTACGAACACGATTTGGAG TTGTTGCTACGTTCGAAGAATATCAAAACTGCGAGTAAGAAAACCGAGATGAGAGGCAGCTCAGAAGACGACGATTGCAAAGCATCCCGAAATTCGACGTCTTCCGGCGTTCGTCATCTTTCA CTTGAAAAGAGAAGTTTTCAAGAATCGATGAAACAATGCTGGGAGGAACAGCTAAAAGAGAAGCAAATGCAGAAAGAGTTCGAAAGAAAACTCGGGTTTAAGCTAGAAGAGGAAACCGCCAGACAACGGTTGCTAGAAGAACAGGTACGAGAGCGAGATATTcggaaaagaaaagaagaaacgaaaaaattacaaacgtaCTTACAGTCGCAAATAGAAGAGGTGAA AAAGCGAGATGAATTAACGCAGCAAATTAAACACCGCGAACGACAAGATATACAATTGAAGAGAGAATTGGAAGAAATGGCTGTGCGAAgaaatttaatcgaaaaacAACGACGTAGCAAGGAATTGTG CTCATTTCTACATCATCAGTATCAGATGcagttgaaacaaaaaactaaacaCGTCCAAGAAGAGTTGAAAGAAGATCAAAGTTTCGTCGAGCAACTCACTCGCTGCCTAGAGCAGGAAGAGCTGAAGAATAGTTTGATTCGCGAACAGGCCAGAAAGGAAATAGATCGCGCCAATGCCGTATTGCACGAATATTCCCGTCTAGAAAAGCAGCGTGAAAAAGAAATGGATTTCTTATTTTT CGAGGAAGCAAAAAAACTCTGGCACAAACAAGAAACACGCTGGATTGCCGAACAGGAAGCCAGAAATAATCTAATGAGTGACGTATTGATTACTTTACAAAAacag ATTAAAGATAAACTCGAACAAAACGCCGAACAACACTCGAAATTAGTAGAAGAAAAAGAATTATTACTGAAGAATATAGAAGCGACGAATATTCGTTTAAAGGAAACCAATTACGAAGCGAAGGAAAAACAGCAGAAATATTGA
- the LOC135842299 gene encoding trichoplein keratin filament-binding protein-like isoform X3: MEDLKIGIDRKTYRLKEESLARKRNQEYHKQLFWNDITNYYKIWDVQAAKYNSWASQPPTPTKCEDDDRNGSEQLEQRRNRLSRLLSDEFRHYEHDLELLLRSKNIKTASKKTEMRGSSEDDDCKASRNSTSSGVRHLSLEKRSFQESMKQCWEEQLKEKQMQKEFERKLGFKLEEETARQRLLEEQVRERDIRKRKEETKKLQTYLQSQIEEVKKRDELTQQIKHRERQDIQLKRELEEMAVRRNLIEKQRRSKELCSFLHHQYQMQLKQKTKHVQEELKEDQSFVEQLTRCLEQEELKNSLIREQARKEIDRANAVLHEYSRLEKQREKEMDFLFFEEAKKLWHKQETRWIAEQEARNNLMSDVLITLQKQIKDKLEQNAEQHSKLVEEKELLLKNIEATNIRLKETNYEAKEKQQKY; this comes from the exons ATGGAAGACCTGAAAATAGGCATCGATCGTAAAACATATCGTTTGAAAGAAGAAAGCTTAGCCCGTAAACGCAATCAAGAGTATCACAAGCAACTGTTTTGGAACGATATCACCAATTATTATAAGATTTGGGATGTACAAGCTGCCAAATACAATTCTTGGGCCTCTCAGCCGCCTACTCCTACAAA ATGCGAGGATGATGATCGTAATGGCAGTGAACAACTTGAACAAAGAAGAAACCGTTTGTCGCGTTTGTTGAGCGACGAGTTCCGACATTACGAACACGATTTGGAG TTGTTGCTACGTTCGAAGAATATCAAAACTGCGAGTAAGAAAACCGAGATGAGAGGCAGCTCAGAAGACGACGATTGCAAAGCATCCCGAAATTCGACGTCTTCCGGCGTTCGTCATCTTTCA CTTGAAAAGAGAAGTTTTCAAGAATCGATGAAACAATGCTGGGAGGAACAGCTAAAAGAGAAGCAAATGCAGAAAGAGTTCGAAAGAAAACTCGGGTTTAAGCTAGAAGAGGAAACCGCCAGACAACGGTTGCTAGAAGAACAGGTACGAGAGCGAGATATTcggaaaagaaaagaagaaacgaaaaaattacaaacgtaCTTACAGTCGCAAATAGAAGAGGTGAA AAAGCGAGATGAATTAACGCAGCAAATTAAACACCGCGAACGACAAGATATACAATTGAAGAGAGAATTGGAAGAAATGGCTGTGCGAAgaaatttaatcgaaaaacAACGACGTAGCAAGGAATTGTG CTCATTTCTACATCATCAGTATCAGATGcagttgaaacaaaaaactaaacaCGTCCAAGAAGAGTTGAAAGAAGATCAAAGTTTCGTCGAGCAACTCACTCGCTGCCTAGAGCAGGAAGAGCTGAAGAATAGTTTGATTCGCGAACAGGCCAGAAAGGAAATAGATCGCGCCAATGCCGTATTGCACGAATATTCCCGTCTAGAAAAGCAGCGTGAAAAAGAAATGGATTTCTTATTTTT CGAGGAAGCAAAAAAACTCTGGCACAAACAAGAAACACGCTGGATTGCCGAACAGGAAGCCAGAAATAATCTAATGAGTGACGTATTGATTACTTTACAAAAacag ATTAAAGATAAACTCGAACAAAACGCCGAACAACACTCGAAATTAGTAGAAGAAAAAGAATTATTACTGAAGAATATAGAAGCGACGAATATTCGTTTAAAGGAAACCAATTACGAAGCGAAGGAAAAACAGCAGAAATATTGA